A part of Aegilops tauschii subsp. strangulata cultivar AL8/78 chromosome 2, Aet v6.0, whole genome shotgun sequence genomic DNA contains:
- the LOC109734911 gene encoding myricetin 3-O-rhamnoside 1,2-glucosyltransferase UGT709G2-like codes for MADRPTDMAPVHVLVFPWPLQGHINSMLPFAEGLLGAGVHVTFLHTEHNLRRVDRAASPRLRFASVPDGLPDDHPRSVAHLSEIGRSLRPSASAAYRALLAPALSTGSNADGGFPPVSCVVADGLLPFAIDIAEELGVPALAFRTESACSILAYLSVPSLVGLGEVPVPAGADLDEPVRGVPGMEGFLRRRDLPSSCRGHGEAGELDPMLQVLAKYTAHSCKARALIFNTTASLERSALAHIAPHMRDVFAIGPLNAISAAPASATSLWREDDGCTAWLDGHADRSVVYVSLGSLAIISREQFAEFLSGLVGAGYAFLWALRPDMVGASQSAALQEAVDAAGKSKVRVVDWAPQRDVLRHRAVGCFLTHAGWNSTLEGIAEGVPLACWPFFADQQINSRFTAAVWGTGLDMKDVCERAVVERMVREAMESGELRRSAQALARQVRRDIAEGGSSASEFERLVGWIFPNRLRAQPVSLPSIQGTVQSTCPTMLSAMQCIP; via the coding sequence ATGGCGGACAGGCCAACGGATATGGCGCCGGTGCACGTGCTGGTGTTCCCCTGGCCGCTGCAGGGCCACATCAACTCCATGCTCCCCTTCGCCGAGGGCCTCCTCGGCGCCGGCGTCCACGTCACCTTCCTGCACACGGAGCACAACCTCCGCCGGGTCGACCGCGCCGCTTCGCCACGCCTCCGCTTCGCGTCCGTGCCGGACGGCCTCCCCGACGACCACCCGCGCTCGGTCGCCCACCTCAGCGAGATCGGCAGGTCCCTGAGGCCGAGCGCCAGTGCCGCCTACCGCGCCCTGCTCGCCCCGGCGCTCTCCACCGGAAGCAACGCCGACGGCGGGTTCCCGCCGGTGTCGTGCGTCGTGGCCGACGGCTTGCTGCCGTTCGCCATCGATATCGCCGAGGAGCTCGGCGTGCCGGCGCTCGCTTTCCGCACGGAGAGCGCGTGCAGCATCCTGGCTTACCTCTCCGTGCCCAGCCTCGTGGGGCTCGGCGAGGTTCCCGTCCCTGCAGGCGCCGACCTCGACGAGCCGGTCCGTGGCGTTCCGGGGATGGAGGGCTTCCTGCGGCGGCGAGATCTTCCAAGTTCTTGCCGCGGCCACGGCGAGGCCGGCGAACTCGACCCCATGCTGCAGGTACTCGCCAAGTACACCGCTCACAGCTGCAAGGCTCGGGCGCTCATCTTCAACACGACCGCGTCACTGGAGCGGTCGGCGCTCGCACACATCGCGCCCCACATGCGCGACGTCTTCGCCATAGGCCCTCTCAACGCCATCTCGGCCGCGCCGGCGTCGGCCACCAGCCTGTGGCGCGAGGACGACGGCTGTACGGCGTGGCTCGATGGGCACGCGGACCGGTCCGTCGTGTACGTGAGCTTGGGGAGCCTCGCCATCATTTCGCGGGAGCAGTTCGCCGAGTTCCTGTCCGGCCTCGTCGGCGCCGGCTACGCGTTCCTGTGGGCGCTCCGGCCGGACATGGTCGGCGCGAGCCAGAGCGCCGCTCTCCAGGAAGCCGTCGACGCGGCGGGGAAGAGCAAGGTGCGCGTCGTGGACTGGGCGCCGCAGCGAGACGTGCTGCGGCACCGCGCCGTGGGGTGCTTCCTGACGCACGCCGGGTGGAACTCCACGTTGGAGGGCATCGCGGAGGGCGTGCCGCTGGCGTGCTGGCCGTTCTTCGCGGACCAGCAGATCAACAGCCGGTTCACGGCCGCCGTGTGGGGGACGGGGCTGGACATGAAGGACGTGTGCGAGAGGGCCGTCGTGGAGCGGATGGTGAGGGAGGCCATGGAGTCCGGCGAGCTAAGGAGgtcggctcaggcgctggcgcgGCAGGTGAGGAGGGACATCGCCGAAGGGGGCTCCTCGGCGTCGGAATTCGAGAGGCTCGTGGGGTGGATTTTTCCTAACCGATTGCGCGCACAACCTGTATCCTTGCCGTCCATCCAGGGCACTGTCCAATCAACCTGCCCCACCATGTTGTCAGCCATGCAGTGTATTCCTTGA